ATTCGCTATTTGTTCCATATATCTTTCACGAACCTTGTTAAAAAATTCCAGATTGAAGGGTTCCTTATAGTCGGCGAACGTCCAAAGAATAGTCTGGAATGTCGGTTTCTTGTAAATCAACTGCAAATCGGCGTAAATATTTTTTCCAATATACACGCGATGCGGCAAATTTTTTGTTGTCGGCATAACCAATTTAGCATTCGCAATATAACCGGGATCGATATTTACATTTCGGTGTACGCCGGACAAGAAGTTGTCCTCCAATTCATTGCCCAGTATTTTGATATCGGGCATCGTATTTACATCAACGAGTTGCTCAAACGAAAAAAATTGTTTTCT
This genomic window from bacterium contains:
- a CDS encoding DUF4416 family protein, coding for MGKIVSPSKVKLICAVLWNASTEIESICKQLTKHWGLIDARSTAYDFNHTAYYTDEFGERLRKQFFSFEQLVDVNTMPDIKILGNELEDNFLSGVHRNVNIDPGYIANAKLVMPTTKNLPHRVYIGKNIYADLQLIYKKPTFQTILWTFADYKEPFNLEFFNKVRERYMEQIANERQMAENE